In Chaetodon trifascialis isolate fChaTrf1 chromosome 2, fChaTrf1.hap1, whole genome shotgun sequence, one DNA window encodes the following:
- the mttp gene encoding microsomal triglyceride transfer protein large subunit: protein MFTLLVFLLCAASCVSAAAKGGAAGPRLNNNQLYKFSYATEVLLDRTRPSKEGSAGYRISSDVDVNLVWRDPSSKDDQLIQVAISNVRIDPASQRPEKKNVLHGSTAESVLGKTELAALTKPFLLHLKNGKTKAFYSYRTEPVTIKNLKRGLASLLQVQLKSGKVIENDVSGRCTVEYEAVKGQVTRTKILDTCTTAETGFTTHSQVLGVSKKSSSVTVFRLEDGFIRSAVAEETHSLAVNAHKSAAAKVVSRQTLTLAGTEAGPKGAAGKDVAAVVKAIDAKLAAVGIVAETAEPQCKGCPSLFEHWQREQKQLEPASLSKATAPRSFLALIQSIRKASKDEILRVLKTASKTSLPQVVDAVTSSQTVASLDAMLTFLNFTDAKGLVLQERFLYACGFASHPNERMLQALLDISNGKIGSTDIKESVVIIMGALVHKLCQKGGCNLPTVVQVKKLILEGPDSTKVESEVQMYLLALKNSLLPEAIPVFTKYAESEVGAYSTIALTALQRYDVSLMTDEVKQAVNRVYHQNRRIYEKNVRAAAADVILSSNPSRTEVTNLLLSIGNLPYEMNKYMLSKIQDILRFQLPASKIIQQAMKDMISHNYDRFAKVGSSSAFSGFMAQSADVTSTYSLDILYSGSGILRRSNMNIYGASKGAMLHGLQVAIEAQGLESLIAATADEGEEDLESFAGMSALLFDVQLRPVTFFKGYSDLMSKMFSMTGEPMNVVKGLILLTDHSEVIQLQSGLKASAEFQGGLAIDISGGMEISLWYRESKTSVNNRGALVITGNVTVDMDFMRAGVEVSFETEASLDFITTVQFSEYPFLVCMQMDKSTFPISEYLTKYESVSSGKSVLSRKGKKQLVPGSEFPLHQENSNMCKKVFASSW from the exons ATGTTCACTCTGCTCGTGTTCTTGCTTTGCGCAGCTTCCTGCGTCTCAGCTGCTGCCAAAG gtGGTGCTGCAGGACCTCGGCTCAACAACAACCAGCTGTACAAATTCAGTTACGCCACCGAGGTGCTGCTGGACAGAACCAGGCCGTCAAAAGAGGGCAGTGCAGGCTACAGGATCTCCAGCGACGTGGACGTCAACCTCGTCTGGAGGGATCCCAGCAGCAAAGATGACCAGCTGATTCAAGTGGCG ATCTCAAACGTGAGGATCGACCCTGCGTCCCAGcgaccagagaagaagaacgtCCTCCATGGGTCCACAGCAGAAAGCGTCCTGGGGAAGACGGAACTGGCCGCTCTGACGAAGCCTTTCCTGCTGCATCTGAAGAATGGAAAG ACAAAAGCATTTTACTCCTACCGGACTGAACCTGTAACCATCAAGAACCTCAAAAGAGGGCTGGCCAGCCTGCTGCAAGTGCAGCTCAAGTCTGGGAAGGTGATAGAG AACGACGTGTCTGGAAGGTGCACAGTCGAGTACGAGGCGGTCAAAGGTCAAGTGACAAGAACCAAGATCCTGGACACGTGTACGACCGCGGAGACCGGATTCACCACACACAGTCAG GTTCTGGGTGTGAGCAAGAAGTCCAGTTCTGTGACAGTGTTCAGGCTGGAGGATGGTTTCATCCGCTCGGCCGTGGCTGAAGAAACACACTCGCTGGCTGTTAATGCCCACAAATCTGCCGCCGCTAAAGTCGTGTCCAG GCAAACCCTCACACTGGCAGGGACAGAGGCTGGACCGAAGGGGGCTGCTGGGAAAGATGTGGCCGCGGTTGTCAAGGCGATCGATGCCAAACTGGCTGCTGTGGGTATCGTGGCGGAGACGGCTGAACCCCAGTGCAAAGGATGTCCATCA CTTTTTGAGCACTGGCAGCGTGAGCAGAAGCAGCTGGAGCCAGCGAGCCTGTCCAAAGCCACGGCTCCTCGCAGCTTCCTGGCCCTCATCCAGAGCATTAGGAAGGCGTCCAAAGACGAGATCCTCAGAGTGCTGAAGACTGCCAGCAAGACATCTCT ACCTCAGGTGGTGGATGCCGTGACGTCCTCGCAGACCGTTGCATCTCTGGACGCCATGCTTACATTCCTGAACTTCACCGATGCCAAAGGTTTGGTTCTGCAGGAGAGGTTTCTCTATGCCTGTGGCTTTGCTTCACATCCCAACGAGAGGATGCTGCAGGCTCTGCTG GATATTTCAAATGGAAAGATCGGCAGCACTGACATTAAGGAGTCAGTGGTGATCATTATGGGAGCTCTGGTCCATAAGCTGTGTCAGAAAGGAGGCTGCAACTTACCG ACAGTGGTGCAGGTGAAGAAGCTGATTTTAGAAGGTCCTGACAGCACAAAGGTGGAGTCCGAGGTCCAGATGTACCTTCTGGCTCTGAAGAACTCTCTGCTTCCTGAAGCCATTCCTGTCTTCACCAAATACGCAGAGTCAGAGGTGGGAGCGTACAGCACCATCGCCCTCACTGCTCTGCAGAGATACGACGTCAGCCTCATGACCGATGAG GTCAAACAGGCAGTGAACAGGGTTTACCACCAGAATCGACGGATCTACGAGAAGAACGTGAGAGCTGCCGCCGCCGACGTCATCCTCAGCAGCAACCCGTCACGCACAGAGGTCACGAATCTGCTTCTGTCGATCGGAAACCTGCCTTACGAGATGAATAAGTACATGCTGTCTAAGATCCAGGACATCCTGCGCTTCCAGCTGCCTGCCAG caaaaTTATACAGCAAGCCATGAAGGACATGATTTCCCACAATTACGACCGTTTTGCTAAAGTTGGCTCATCGTCGGCGTTCTCAGGATTCATGGCAC AATCTGCTGATGTCACCTCCACGTACAGTTTGGACATCCTGTATTCAGGCTCGGGGATCCTGAGGAGAAGCAACATGAACATTTACGGTGCTAGCAAAGGAGCGATGCTACATGGACTACAG GTGGCAATCGAGGCCCAGGGTCTGGAGTCTCTGATCGCTGCCACCGCCGACGAAGGCGAGGAAGACCTGGAGTCGTTTGCCGGCATGTCGGCTCTGCTGTTCGACGTCCAGCTGCGGCCCGTCACCTTCTTCAAGGGTTACAGTGACCTCATGTCCAAAATGTTCTCCATGACCGGCGAGCCCATGAACGTAGTGAAGGGCCTCATCCTGCTGACCGATCATTCTGAG GTGATTCAGCTGCAGTCTGGTCTCAAAGCGAGCGCAGAGTTCCAAGGAGGGTTAGCCATTGACATCTCTGGAGGCATGGAGATCAGCCTGTGGTACCGGGAGTCCAAGACCAGCGTCAACAACAG GGGAGCGTTAGTGATCACCGGAAACGTCACGGTGGACATGGACTTCATGAGAGCAGGCGTTGAGGTCAGCTTTGAAACTGAGGCTTCGCTGGACTTCATCACCACCGTCCAGTTCTCTGAATACCCCTTCCTGGTTTGCATGCAGATGGACAAATCGACCTTCCCCATCAG CGAGTACCTGACCAAGTACGAGAGCGTGTCATCGGGGAAGAGCGTCCTGTCGCGTAAGGGCAAGAAGCAGCTCGTCCCCGGCTCTGAATTCCCTCTTCACCAGGAGAACTCGAACATGTGCAAGAAGGTTTTCGCCTCCAGCTGGTAG